One Nocardioides dongkuii genomic window, ACCCAGCCGACGACGTCGGCGACGACCGGCACCGGGATGTCCTGCGGGATCACCACCAGCCCGCCGCGCCGGGCCACGGTCTCGGCCATCCGCTTGCCCGCGATCGCGGTCATGTTGGAGACCACGATCGGCAGCGTCGCGCCGGTGCCGTCGCTGGTGGCGAGGTCGACGTCGTACCTGCTGGCCACCGCCGAGTGGCGCGGCACCATGTAGACGTCGTCGTAGGTCAGGTCGTACGGGGGGGTCGCACCGTCAAGGAACTGCACGTAGCAGAAATCTACCGGGTCTCTGGCAGGTTGGAGCCATGCAGCCGCAGGTGGACCAGGTCGAGCCGGGTGTCCCGGAGGAGCTGGCGGCGTCGGTGCGCCGCGCCTTCGAGGAGTCGTACGGCGGCCCCCCGGCGCGGGTGGGCCGGGCCCCCGGGCGGGTCAACCTGATCGGCGAGCACACCGACTACAACGGCGGGCTGGTGCTGCCGGTCGCGCTCCCCCACGCGACGTACGCCGCGCTCGCGCCGCGCACCGACGGCCGGGTCCGGATCGACAGCCGGCAGGCCGAGCCTTGGGAGGGCACCCTCGACGACCTCGCCCCCGGCGGCCCGTCCGGGTGGGCGGCGTACGCCGGCGGCGTGCTGTGGGCCCTGCGTGAGGCGGGGCTCGGGGTCGAGGGCGCCGACGTGTACGTCGACGGCACCGTGCCGCTCGGTGCCGGGCTGTCCAGCTCCGCCGCGCTCGAGTGCGCCGTCGCCGTCGCGGTCGCGCCGGACGCCGACCGCGCCGACCTCGCCGCCGCCTGCATCCGCGCCGAGACCGAGGTCGCGGGCGCGCCGACCGGCGGCATGGACCAGCACGTCGCGCTCCTCGCGCGGGAGGGCCACGCCCTGCTCATCGACTTCGGCGCCGACGAGACCCGGCAGGTGCCGCTCGACCTCGCGGGCCGCACCCTGCTGGTCACCGACACCCGGGTCAGCCACGCGCTCACCGACGGCGGCTACGGCTCGCGCCGCGACGACTGCGAGGAGGCGGCCCGGCTGCTCGGCGTCCCGTCGCTGCGCGAGGCCACCCTCGACGCGGTCGAGGGCATCGCGGACGAGCGGGTCCGCCGCCGGGCGCGTCACGTGGTGACCGAGATCGCCCGGGTCACCGAGACGGTCGACGCCCTGGAGCGTGGCGACTGGGACGCCGTCGGCGCGACGTTCCGGCGCTCGCACGCCTCGATGCGCGACGACTTCGAGATCTCCACCCCCGAGCTCGACGCCGCGGTCGCGATCGCGGTCGAG contains:
- the galK gene encoding galactokinase → MQPQVDQVEPGVPEELAASVRRAFEESYGGPPARVGRAPGRVNLIGEHTDYNGGLVLPVALPHATYAALAPRTDGRVRIDSRQAEPWEGTLDDLAPGGPSGWAAYAGGVLWALREAGLGVEGADVYVDGTVPLGAGLSSSAALECAVAVAVAPDADRADLAAACIRAETEVAGAPTGGMDQHVALLAREGHALLIDFGADETRQVPLDLAGRTLLVTDTRVSHALTDGGYGSRRDDCEEAARLLGVPSLREATLDAVEGIADERVRRRARHVVTEIARVTETVDALERGDWDAVGATFRRSHASMRDDFEISTPELDAAVAIAVEAGALAARMTGGGFGGSSVAIVPDERVAAVARAIDAAFVLEGFRAPAHLVATPSGGAGLVPLPA